From one Blastocatellia bacterium genomic stretch:
- a CDS encoding M67 family metallopeptidase, whose product MRIKLTDKHRTAIALQAERTYPHECCGLLLGRELHGAKVVEDLWPCDNAWVESPQNRSLIPSEQVLQCDREARARGLEIIGFYHSHPNVPARPSEFDREHALPWWSYIIISVQNGKVAELRSWRLRDDRSQFDQEEIFT is encoded by the coding sequence ATGCGCATCAAGCTGACGGATAAACACCGAACGGCCATCGCGCTACAAGCCGAGCGCACATATCCGCATGAGTGCTGCGGCCTGTTGCTAGGACGCGAGCTTCATGGCGCGAAAGTCGTGGAAGACCTCTGGCCATGCGACAATGCGTGGGTTGAATCGCCGCAGAATCGCTCGCTGATTCCCTCTGAGCAAGTGCTCCAGTGTGATCGTGAAGCCCGCGCGCGCGGACTGGAGATCATCGGGTTTTATCATTCTCATCCGAACGTGCCGGCGCGCCCTTCGGAGTTTGACCGCGAGCATGCGCTGCCTTGGTGGTCTTACATCATCATCTCAGTTCAAAACGGCAAGGTTGCCGAGCTCCGTTCATGGAGGCTGCGGGATGATCGCTCGCAATTCGATCAAGAAGAAATTTTCACATAA
- the moeB gene encoding molybdopterin-synthase adenylyltransferase MoeB has translation MSVKILIPTPLRPYTGNQPDVSVDGNTVDEALAQLTSQFPELKKHLYNESGQLRSFVNLYVDEEDIRYLEGGHTAIRDGQTISIVPSVAGGSTAVAVPSHEVELTHEEIKRYSRHLIMPEVSLEGQKKLKAARVLLIGAGGLGSPLGLYLAAAGVGHLGLVDFDVVDESNLQRQIIHTTPDVGRPKLDSARERLRAINPYVQIETYPTRLTSENALDLFAQYDIIADGTDNFPTRYLVNDACVLLGKPNVYGSIFRFEGQASVFYATEGPCYRCLYPEPPPPGLVPSCAEGGVLGILPGLVGLIQATETIKLILGKGEPLIGRLLLVDALGMKFRELKLHKNPDCPVCGLHPTITTLIDYEQFCGMQPEAEAVEDEAWEITPVELKRRLDRGEPLFILDVREPQEWEIARIPGATLIPLGQLPSRLHELNSADEIVLHCKSGVRSAKAYRLLYDAGFRKIKNLKGGILAWSDQVDPSVPKY, from the coding sequence ATGTCAGTAAAAATCCTAATTCCCACACCGCTTCGCCCTTATACGGGCAACCAGCCAGATGTCTCTGTTGATGGGAACACGGTTGATGAAGCACTGGCACAACTCACATCACAGTTTCCTGAACTGAAGAAACATCTGTACAACGAATCGGGCCAGTTGCGCAGTTTTGTCAATCTCTATGTTGACGAAGAAGACATCCGCTATCTGGAAGGAGGCCACACGGCCATTCGTGACGGTCAGACCATCAGTATCGTTCCATCCGTTGCCGGAGGCAGCACAGCCGTGGCCGTGCCATCGCACGAAGTGGAATTGACTCACGAAGAAATCAAGCGCTATAGCCGGCATCTGATTATGCCGGAGGTTTCGCTAGAAGGACAAAAGAAGCTAAAGGCCGCCCGTGTGTTGCTAATCGGCGCAGGCGGGCTTGGCTCACCACTGGGGCTTTACCTGGCAGCAGCCGGCGTCGGCCACCTGGGATTGGTAGATTTTGATGTGGTTGACGAAAGCAATCTACAACGCCAGATCATTCATACGACGCCGGACGTTGGCCGCCCCAAACTGGATTCAGCTCGAGAGCGGCTCCGCGCCATCAACCCATACGTGCAGATTGAAACCTATCCCACTCGACTCACATCGGAGAACGCGCTCGACCTGTTTGCCCAATACGACATTATTGCAGACGGCACAGACAACTTTCCCACGCGCTACCTGGTGAACGATGCCTGTGTGTTGCTCGGCAAACCGAACGTGTACGGTAGTATTTTCCGGTTTGAAGGCCAAGCCTCTGTCTTTTACGCTACAGAAGGGCCGTGCTATCGCTGCCTCTATCCTGAACCGCCCCCGCCTGGCCTAGTGCCAAGCTGTGCCGAAGGCGGCGTGCTCGGCATTTTACCCGGCCTGGTCGGCCTGATTCAGGCCACAGAAACGATCAAGCTCATTCTTGGCAAAGGCGAGCCCTTGATTGGCCGACTGCTGTTAGTGGACGCCCTGGGCATGAAATTCCGTGAATTGAAGTTGCACAAGAATCCTGATTGCCCGGTCTGCGGCCTGCATCCAACAATCACCACACTGATTGATTACGAGCAGTTCTGCGGTATGCAACCTGAAGCTGAGGCCGTCGAAGATGAGGCATGGGAAATCACACCAGTCGAGCTGAAACGCCGATTGGATCGTGGCGAACCTCTGTTCATCCTCGACGTGCGCGAGCCACAAGAGTGGGAGATCGCCCGCATACCCGGCGCGACGCTGATTCCACTGGGACAATTGCCATCCCGCCTTCATGAGCTAAACAGCGCCGACGAGATCGTCTTGCACTGCAAGAGCGGTGTGCGCAGCGCCAAGGCCTATCGCCTGCTGTACGACGCTGGCTTCCGCAAAATCAAAAATCTCAAAGGTGGCATTCTGGCTTGGTCTGACCAAGTTGATCCAAGCGTACCAAAGTACTGA
- a CDS encoding type III pantothenate kinase produces MLLVIDVGNTNMALGVYREAELVTSWRLTTNRERTVDELGILCRNLFTLAGLEFQQIDGIVIGSVVPPLDFPLRKMAATYFKLDPLFVDASVPTGMPVRYDNPMEVGADRIADAVAALARYGSPCIVVDFGTATTFDVISQAGEYLGGVITPGITISAEALFLRAAKLPRVDLRRPHSVIGTSTISSIQSGLYYGYIGLVDGILERLQEELGGPAHVIATGGLAHLIGRACKYIQTIDDNLTLEGLRLIYERHVRQRQSSERSPV; encoded by the coding sequence ATGTTGTTAGTCATTGACGTGGGCAATACGAATATGGCGCTGGGAGTCTACCGTGAGGCTGAACTGGTGACCAGTTGGCGGTTGACGACTAATCGGGAACGCACAGTTGACGAGTTGGGGATTCTTTGTCGCAATCTCTTCACGCTGGCCGGGCTAGAGTTTCAGCAGATTGACGGCATCGTCATCGGGTCGGTCGTACCGCCGCTGGATTTCCCCCTGCGCAAGATGGCTGCTACCTATTTCAAGCTCGATCCGTTGTTTGTTGATGCGTCTGTGCCCACGGGCATGCCTGTGCGCTACGACAATCCGATGGAAGTTGGCGCTGACCGGATTGCTGATGCCGTGGCTGCGCTGGCGCGCTATGGCAGTCCCTGTATCGTGGTTGATTTTGGAACGGCGACGACGTTCGACGTGATCTCGCAAGCAGGCGAGTACCTGGGCGGCGTCATCACGCCCGGCATCACGATTTCAGCCGAAGCCTTGTTTCTGCGTGCTGCCAAGCTGCCGCGTGTAGACCTTCGACGTCCTCATTCGGTGATCGGCACCTCCACCATTAGCAGCATTCAATCGGGTCTGTACTACGGTTACATCGGGCTGGTTGATGGAATTTTGGAGCGATTACAAGAAGAGCTCGGAGGACCCGCCCATGTGATCGCCACAGGTGGATTGGCTCACCTGATTGGTCGCGCCTGCAAGTATATTCAAACCATTGACGACAACTTGACACTGGAAGGATTGCGGCTAATCTATGAGCGCCATGTCCGACAGCGCCAATCAAGCGAACGTAGCCCCGTTTGA
- the purU gene encoding formyltetrahydrofolate deformylase has product MPEQRRTATWLLSGPDQKGLVAKIAGFLYQHGANILHADQHQDSSVGMFFQRIQFELDGMDLTFEQVKQAADPLVQELGMRSQLLSSEQRKRVAILVSRPGHCLLDLLLRARAGELRGDFVLVISNHDDHREMVTALGLPYYTFPITKETKPEQEHAIIELLRRESIDLVILARYMQILGKEFVSAFPYRIINIHHSFLPAFVGAKPYHQAYERGVKLIGATSHYVTEELDAGPIIEQETVRVSHRDSIEDLLRKGRDLEKLVLARAVRYHLEDRVLVYANKTVVFD; this is encoded by the coding sequence ATGCCGGAACAGAGGCGCACAGCTACATGGTTGCTGTCCGGGCCTGACCAGAAGGGGCTGGTAGCCAAAATCGCCGGTTTTCTCTATCAGCACGGTGCCAACATCCTGCATGCCGATCAACACCAGGATTCATCTGTTGGCATGTTCTTTCAACGCATTCAGTTTGAACTGGACGGCATGGACTTGACTTTCGAGCAGGTGAAGCAGGCCGCCGACCCACTCGTTCAGGAGCTTGGCATGCGCTCCCAACTCCTCTCTAGCGAACAACGCAAACGCGTGGCCATTCTTGTCTCCAGACCCGGTCACTGCTTGCTGGACCTGCTGCTACGGGCACGCGCCGGCGAATTGCGCGGCGACTTCGTGCTAGTCATCAGTAATCACGACGACCATCGGGAGATGGTTACCGCCCTCGGATTGCCGTATTACACGTTCCCAATAACCAAAGAAACCAAACCTGAACAAGAACACGCGATCATCGAGCTGCTGCGTCGTGAATCCATTGATCTGGTCATCCTTGCTCGCTATATGCAGATTCTCGGCAAAGAGTTCGTCTCTGCTTTTCCGTATCGAATCATCAATATCCACCATAGTTTTTTGCCTGCGTTTGTCGGCGCGAAACCCTACCACCAAGCCTATGAGCGTGGCGTTAAACTGATTGGGGCGACCAGTCATTACGTCACCGAAGAGCTAGATGCCGGCCCGATCATTGAACAAGAGACTGTGCGTGTATCCCATCGCGATTCGATTGAAGACTTGCTGCGCAAGGGCCGCGATTTGGAAAAACTGGTCTTAGCGCGCGCTGTACGCTATCACCTGGAAGATCGTGTGCTGGTTTATGCCAACAAAACAGTGGTGTTTGATTAG
- a CDS encoding aldehyde dehydrogenase family protein, with the protein MLTDKDLMSIQQARDLVNRAAEAQRALLEFSQEQIDRVCAAMSEAVRPEIYRLGELAVAETGYGIAADKAEKNRFAAVNVYEAFKTMKTVGIIAETETIIEMADPRGVVAAIIPTTNPTSTTIYKILISLKARNCIVVSPHPNAARCIAETARIMRDAAVREGLPPDAISWMTDPTIEGTQELMKHRRTAVILATGGLGLVRSAYSSGKPAFGVGPGNVPAFIERSADLEKAVTDILTGKCFDNGTICSSEQAIVADAPIADQVREILKAQGAYFLSRDEINALGPVVIQPSLTVNPKVVGQYPTKIAEMAGFSVPPQTRVLVAELDGVGKEYPLSLEKLSPILAFYTVPDWKAGAELCERILRFGGTGHTLAVHSRDRSVIKAFSLRQPASRIVVNTPAPHGSIGLTTDLSPSMTLGCGSWGGNITSDNISPRHLLDIKRVAFETQPATRPTAAVPVRSAVVTSTPERSGWRIDRSTIEALVEQVLTSRLGRAEEPPAGNPPVPPAPPAAQPATRTENPLPKAVDFVCEDDVKRAIANHQKIYVNSKTIITPAARDLGEQCDVFVRT; encoded by the coding sequence GTGCTCACCGATAAAGATTTGATGTCCATCCAGCAGGCGCGTGACCTGGTCAACCGAGCGGCTGAGGCGCAGCGAGCCCTTCTTGAGTTCTCTCAGGAGCAAATTGATCGCGTCTGTGCTGCAATGTCTGAAGCTGTGCGTCCAGAGATTTACCGCTTGGGCGAGCTGGCTGTGGCAGAGACCGGTTATGGTATTGCCGCTGATAAAGCTGAAAAGAATCGCTTCGCTGCCGTCAACGTGTACGAGGCCTTCAAGACGATGAAAACGGTGGGCATCATCGCTGAGACAGAGACCATCATTGAGATGGCTGACCCACGCGGCGTTGTCGCTGCCATCATTCCGACGACTAACCCAACCTCGACAACGATCTATAAGATTTTGATCTCGCTCAAGGCGCGCAACTGTATCGTTGTTAGCCCACATCCGAATGCTGCCCGCTGCATTGCTGAAACAGCCCGTATTATGCGCGATGCCGCCGTGCGTGAAGGACTGCCTCCTGATGCCATAAGCTGGATGACCGATCCGACCATCGAAGGCACGCAGGAGTTGATGAAGCATCGGCGCACGGCTGTAATTCTGGCCACCGGTGGTTTGGGATTGGTGCGTTCCGCCTACAGTAGCGGCAAGCCAGCGTTTGGTGTTGGACCCGGTAATGTACCAGCCTTTATCGAGCGTTCCGCTGATCTGGAAAAAGCGGTGACCGATATACTCACCGGCAAGTGCTTCGACAATGGGACCATTTGCTCATCGGAACAGGCCATTGTTGCTGATGCGCCGATTGCCGATCAAGTGCGCGAAATCCTTAAGGCGCAGGGAGCATACTTCCTCAGCCGAGACGAGATCAACGCGCTTGGCCCCGTTGTGATTCAGCCTTCGCTGACGGTCAATCCCAAGGTCGTTGGGCAATACCCAACAAAGATTGCTGAAATGGCCGGTTTTTCAGTTCCACCGCAGACGCGGGTGTTGGTGGCCGAGCTCGATGGCGTTGGCAAGGAATATCCGCTCTCATTGGAGAAGCTCTCGCCGATTCTGGCGTTTTACACCGTGCCGGATTGGAAAGCGGGAGCCGAGCTGTGTGAGCGTATATTACGTTTTGGTGGAACCGGGCATACGCTGGCCGTGCATTCGCGCGATCGGAGCGTCATCAAGGCGTTCTCGTTGCGCCAGCCGGCCTCCCGCATTGTGGTTAATACACCGGCGCCGCATGGCTCGATCGGCTTGACCACTGATTTATCGCCGAGCATGACGCTCGGTTGTGGTTCCTGGGGCGGTAACATCACTTCGGATAACATCTCACCACGCCACTTGCTCGACATCAAGCGGGTTGCATTCGAGACGCAGCCGGCAACACGTCCGACAGCGGCAGTGCCAGTTCGATCGGCTGTTGTGACTTCGACGCCAGAGCGGTCAGGATGGCGCATTGACCGTTCAACCATCGAGGCATTGGTCGAACAAGTTCTGACATCGCGGTTGGGTCGCGCCGAGGAGCCGCCAGCCGGAAACCCTCCTGTGCCGCCGGCCCCACCGGCGGCGCAACCAGCAACACGGACTGAAAACCCGCTGCCCAAAGCGGTTGATTTCGTCTGCGAAGACGATGTCAAACGGGCCATTGCCAATCACCAGAAAATCTACGTCAACAGCAAAACCATCATTACGCCAGCGGCGCGAGATTTAGGTGAGCAGTGCGACGTCTTTGTTCGGACCTGA
- a CDS encoding chorismate mutase, whose product MRAVSDVTIEDWRRQIDEIDEQLIELLTRRAACSIEIGKLKHQMKLDIAAPEREQQVIERAVERSRGRLDEQTVRRLFSAILEESRRLQAEAGKQNSIEDQPERFTNSPDEGHV is encoded by the coding sequence GTGAGAGCAGTGAGTGACGTGACGATTGAAGATTGGCGACGCCAAATTGACGAGATTGACGAACAACTGATTGAGTTGCTGACGCGTCGAGCGGCCTGCTCGATTGAAATCGGCAAGCTCAAGCATCAAATGAAGCTGGACATTGCGGCTCCCGAGCGTGAGCAACAAGTCATTGAACGAGCAGTTGAGCGGAGCCGCGGCCGGCTCGACGAGCAAACTGTCCGACGCCTATTTAGCGCCATCTTGGAAGAATCCCGGCGTCTTCAAGCAGAGGCGGGCAAGCAAAATTCCATTGAAGATCAGCCTGAGCGTTTTACCAATAGTCCAGATGAAGGCCATGTTTGA
- a CDS encoding cysteine synthase family protein, with protein sequence MIAELTVRQTIGLLDTIGNTPLLKLSNLAPARHGVEIYVKAEWFNPGGSVKDRAALNMIVEGERSGRLTPDKTILDATSGNTGIAYAMIGAAKGYRVKLCMPENASRERRRTLQAYGAELVLTDPLEGSDGAIREARRLYAENPEQYFYPDQYNNPANWQAHYHTTAVEIYRQTGGRITHFVAGLGTSGTFVGTGRRLKELSPGIQLISIQPDSSFHGLEGLKHMESAIVPGIYDPTLADVDMRVSTEESLDMVRRLAREEGLLVGLSSGAAAVGAMRVAQQLDRGLIVVIFPDGGDRYLSERFWDE encoded by the coding sequence ATGATCGCTGAATTGACCGTCAGACAAACCATCGGGCTGTTAGATACAATCGGCAACACGCCATTGCTGAAGTTGTCGAACTTAGCTCCAGCGCGACATGGGGTTGAAATCTATGTCAAAGCAGAATGGTTCAATCCTGGCGGCTCGGTCAAAGATCGCGCGGCGCTCAACATGATTGTAGAAGGCGAACGCTCAGGCCGGCTGACGCCGGATAAAACGATCCTCGATGCGACATCCGGCAACACGGGCATCGCCTACGCCATGATCGGCGCCGCCAAAGGGTATCGCGTCAAACTCTGCATGCCGGAGAATGCCAGTCGTGAACGCCGCCGGACGCTTCAAGCCTATGGCGCCGAGCTGGTCTTGACCGATCCACTGGAAGGCTCTGATGGGGCGATCCGTGAAGCCAGGCGACTCTATGCGGAGAATCCCGAACAGTACTTCTATCCCGATCAGTACAACAACCCGGCTAACTGGCAAGCTCACTACCACACTACGGCGGTGGAAATTTACCGGCAGACCGGCGGGCGGATCACTCATTTTGTAGCTGGGTTGGGCACGAGTGGGACATTCGTCGGCACTGGTCGGCGACTCAAAGAATTGAGTCCCGGCATTCAGCTAATCTCAATTCAGCCTGACTCTTCGTTTCACGGGTTGGAAGGGCTCAAGCACATGGAGTCGGCCATTGTACCGGGCATCTATGATCCCACACTGGCCGACGTGGATATGCGAGTGAGCACGGAAGAATCGCTTGACATGGTCAGACGGCTGGCTCGCGAGGAGGGCTTGCTGGTCGGGTTATCATCCGGCGCAGCAGCCGTTGGCGCTATGCGAGTTGCTCAACAACTCGACCGTGGTCTCATTGTCGTCATCTTCCCAGACGGCGGTGATCGCTACTTGAGCGAACGCTTTTGGGATGAGTGA